The region TCTCAAAATTCTCTCGAGTCCGCGTTTCTGTCGGGGAATGAAATATTCGTTCTGGAGAAACAGACGTTGCTCGATCcacgaactttttttcttgcaaatctGTACAAAAGATTTTATACAATGATTTCAATCTTACaataaatttccgaaattttatcCATCATTAAATTGATCATAAACTCACTTCTGTTTCGAGAAACAGGTGCAAACTGTACAGGTTCCACAAGAACAAATTCCTTTTTTGAAGCTGCAAAATAATCTCTGTTTTAGAACAAGTAACATTCtactacctatatacatatgtaatatacacatCAAGGAAATTGTAAATGTAAAACACACCACATTCATTTCCTTCACCAGATTTCATTACTTCCTCATTCTCCTGTGTTTTACAATATTCTGATGTAGATGCATTAGCATTGGGTGATGGAGATCTCTTCGAAGTGCTTGGTTtactctcattgtcagcgataactttttctaaattaattTGTAACTCATTGTTACTTTCTGGCAGTATTTCATAGAAAACCTAAAGagttattgaattattttgaattGCATTTTTCGATCATTGATTCCAATACTTCATACATTTATGAAAGCAAAGAATATAAACACTACAATCATTTACTTGCATTTACCATCACgtttggaataaataaaaaaattacgttagGCCACTCTCAGAGATATTTGTGACAATTTTACTCACAAATGGAACCGCACTTTCTCGCAGCCTCACTGCGCATAAACTGTTGTCgaaatctttttcaaaaaaatgatctgAACAGACCCGATGGTCATCTGTTACTTCGTCTTGGTTTAAGTGTAATGCTGTAGCCCATTGCTGCCTTCTTTGTTTATCTTTTGGAAAACTGTTACACAATGATGCTATTGATTAGACTAACGATGTAGTAATCTACATCGTTATTAGACTATTGCAAACGCATATTACGAAACGTCGAGTATTTCCTAACCTCAAATTTATGTCACTATATAGATATTTTACGCATCCATAATCACTAATAACTTACCGATGATAAgtcacttttttctcttgtttttcgcCACTTTTTTTACTAAATCTCCGTgcatttttgcaatttttcagaatACATTTTCCGTGTAAACCCATTTTCTACGTATTTAACAAGTATGCCAGCATGGATACTACACGGAACTGATATTTGATTTAGCACAACAAAACTCGCCAACGAATCATCAAGCGTCCACCGGAGTAGTGGGAGGCTCATGCGCAGTTCACGTCACCCCCCTTACTTACGCGTTGCCAGATGAGGGGGTTTGTGCTCCGTccctatattttatacgtccaTGATCTGAGCAACGTCTTGGGCACGCTAGATGCAGAGTCAATTAAAGGCCGGTCTACATAGGACGTTTACGTTCCCGTTGCCGTATCCGTTAGAAATTCAATGTGTGCATTAGCGTGGTTAGGTCTACATTGGAACGCACCCACATACGTACCCGTTCCCGCAACCGTaggaattgaaatattttatattttcatacgttcAGCCAATCCTATTGAAGGTGCGTGCGCACGAGCTTGTGATAGCAGACGATCTCACGATCTTGAAGATCGCGTTATTTGTAATCAACGTGATTTTCAGAAGTTGAAATTACAAATCAAATTCTAAAAAATCGTATTATCAACAATGAATGATGATCATAGAAATTTGGTGCTTTATGGTCTCATTACCTATTCAATCATCACGATTATGCGACGTGTAAGAAAGAAGCGTGCCAAAATACGTCGTTGGTGGGTTCGACCAATGTTGCTGGACCGTAGTAGATACGGCCACTTCCAcaatcttttcaaatttataatgATACACGACAATGAGTAATTCTTTAAATACACACGCATGACTGTCCATCAATTTGAAAAGCTCCATAACTTTGTGAGAGCAAGGCTAACTAAGTCAAGTAATCGAAGTCCACTCAGTTCGGAACATCGCCTAGTCATCACAATCTAGTAAGTTTATTCTTCACGTGTACtgagttattattttcaaattatgatTCTATGGTTTTGATATGTCACACTCTGTAATCCTTCCTATATTTCAGTTATCTTGCTCATGGAGGAAGCATGCAGCTGACAGCTTGAAGCTTTTATGTTTCGAAATCAACTGTGAGCGTCATCATTCGAGAGACCTGCCAGGTCATTTGGGATGTTTTGTCAAAAATATACTTGCAGCCACCAACCACAGAATTTTGGGAAAATAAAGCAATGGAATTCAACCAGCGTTGGAATTTACCTAATTGTATAGGCGCAATGGACGGCAAACACATAATGATACAATGTCCTAAGAAATCTGGTTCTCAATACTtcaattacaaaaaaacgttTAGTATTATTTTAATGGCAATTTGCGATGCATATTACTCATTCACTCTCGCAGATGTTGGGGCGTTTGGATCTCAGAGCAATGGAGGGGTTTTCAAAGAGTCTGCTTCTGGTCAAGCAATGGATAACAATGAATTGAGAATCCCGTGTGATAAATCGTTGCCTGGAACCGATACAAGTTTTCCATATTTTGTAGCAGCTGATGAGGCATTTCCACTGAAGCGATACATCATGCGACCATATCCAGGAATTAAGTTAACACAAAAGCAACAGATCTTCAACTATCGACTATCCCGAGCACGACGTGTTGTAGAAAATACATTTGGTATTTCAGTGagtcggagaatttttcgtacaaGCATAATAGCTGAAGTCGGTACAATTGAGAGAATAGTTTGTGCAACACTATGTTTgcacaattttttgaaaaaagaagattcaaTCACACAACCTAGTTATGGTGCTGAAACTTATGTCGATACATATGATCGAGACGGCAATGTAATTTCCGGCGAATggcgaaaaaattacgagtcacAGATGCATGACCTGGGACGCACTGGTTCAAATCGCTCTGCAAGCTCCGTTgtaaatttacaaaatactCTGGCAGATTATCTTGTATCAACAGAGGGTGAAGTGGAATGGCAGTACTCTCACGTGAACAGaggtaaattttaattattagaACCATGAAATTGTCAAATAAGAACAGTATATACACTCaacgttatatttatttttcaataaaatttgttataaaaattAACCTGGCATAAAAATACTTGAATACTTATTTTGATGAACTATcgtatttgaaagaaaaacattttaTCACAATTAGTACACAGCTCCACAGTTCGTCAAGTAATTCAACGCTTCTTTGGCGATAGTGGTTATTATGTTAGcactgaaatgaaaattccaattATTAATTCATGAATCCTTGGCCGTCTTGAGACCGTCTTGACGAATAAGACAGTCTTCATTGAGCTCGGCCTTAAGACCTGACTATGAATACCGCCCTTAGAGCATATATTACCTGGAGGGAGCATTGGGTACTCTTCTCCATAAGAGGAAAATGGTGCAGAGAGGGCAATGGGTAGAAGACCTGCTCACTCTGTCTCGCTGACCGTGATTGGCCAAACACCATTCGGTCACATGACCAGCCAGGCTTGCATTTAGTGACTTGCGGTGCCCCTCGAGCTTGTGTTTCGTCGTGGTTTCAAGTCTGTGAATCGAGGTGACCAAAATCACGGTGACAAAATGCAGTGTCCCTACACGCAAATTGCAAAAAGACGTTCTTGGTGTTGTTGTAGCGGTAATGGTAATTGGTAGCGCTGTTATTGTTGATGGTGTTGTGTATTAGAAgctacaaataaaaaagaatgctGTGTTTATCTAAAATAACAATACGTATGGATTATTTTGATAGTATAGTACTTGACTACTTACTTTTAGAACTCGCAGCGTGAACCGATTTCGCATGGCGCAGCAGCTTTGTTGAGAATTCCATATCTGAAAACATCAATTCCTGGTATACAATCCTTGGTGTACCACACCTTGAGTTATGTACAATTTGGAGAACATCGATAGAAGATATTGAAAACAAAACTTATTAATACTATTGCTATGGAGGTATTATACCTTTACGTGCACACCCAGCATCCTCGATCGAAAGTATTATTTCAAAGTCACGGTTGGTTTCGTCGTCTACCAATATTATCTCCTCTGTGGGCGCCACCATTTTTCAACAACTGCAACTGCCTCACGTCCTGGGCTAGAGTAGCCCCAGTCAACTACGTCATCAATTTTATGACGTAACTGACTGGCGACAGTAAACTGCCTGGCTGACTGGCGACAGTAAACTGGCTTCGGAACGCGGTTGCCCGTACTTACAGTACTGAAAGTATATTTCGGTACGCACCCCCAGGTGCTCGTGATATCAGTTTCCACAAGTGAAGGCATTGTTTAGCGAGAGCTTggtacatgtgtatgtacatacgtatgggccattccacgtgaaccggatcagtcacctctcagatatttttttaattcggcatgtcgattgtccatggggagttagatttttgtgccaaaggatttttgaattagtgcaaatttcgatttattatgaacaatcgaaaaattgagaggcggtttcttcgaaaaatcataacttcgtcaaaaatgatgttggattcaattttttttttagaatttacgcggataaggccatagatttggaaaaaaataaatggtgccgaaaaagtttatttatcatttgtttatttgacaatgaatttttaaatgatttttaaaacactgacggatagcaccgaaaaatttgaaaaaaatgctgacatatactttgaactatactacagcctgtgaattaatttcagggatgcgttcggcttcgttttcgagtaaaaaatcatcaaagttggcggcgcgcgtaaattcgagctcgtctaAGCCTATGCGCgtaatgacgcgcgtcgagcgacagagaataCCCTGTCTACTCTCCATGGTCGCTACTTGGTGGACGCTCCGCGGCagcattcacgagtcattttcgcgatgatcgacaccgttaaagaaatctgc is a window of Athalia rosae chromosome 8, iyAthRosa1.1, whole genome shotgun sequence DNA encoding:
- the LOC125502001 gene encoding protein ALP1-like, encoding MEFNQRWNLPNCIGAMDGKHIMIQCPKKSGSQYFNYKKTFSIILMAICDAYYSFTLADVGAFGSQSNGGVFKESASGQAMDNNELRIPCDKSLPGTDTSFPYFVAADEAFPLKRYIMRPYPGIKLTQKQQIFNYRLSRARRVVENTFGISVSRRIFRTSIIAEVGTIERIVCATLCLHNFLKKEDSITQPSYGAETYVDTYDRDGNVISGEWRKNYESQMHDLGRTGSNRSASSVVNLQNTLADYLVSTEGEVEWQYSHVNREHILPGGSIGYSSP